Within the Gloeobacter kilaueensis JS1 genome, the region TTTGTGAAATTTTAAAATGCCGCTCGTACACATGTGCAGAATTCTATACGGTGCCAGAGTCCGTGCCTTACCTACCTCCTAGACGCGGGTTGCCATTTTCCTCAGTGTCATCCAGAAGATTTGCCTCACGTAAATCTGTGCAAAACAAAATGGCCTTAGAGAGAGCAGCCCTGCCAATGGAAGCACCGCTTATAAGCGTCTCATCGAATCTTGCGCCATCCAGACTAGCCTTATAAAGATTGGCTCCTCGTAGATCCGTTGCTGCCAGATTTGCTCCTCGCAAATCTGCCTCTCGTAAGTTCGCCAGAAGCAGCGTAGCACTGTCGGCATTCACTTCGCACAGATTCGCTCTTTGCAAATTCGCCTTATCTAATCTGGCACCTTCGAGTGACGTATTTCTGAGAATGGCGTCAGATAAATCTGCCCCCTTTAAGTTGGCTCCAGATAGCACAGCATAGGAAAGATCAGCCCCTGCTAACTGTCGCCTTTCAGTCGGTATATTGACGATTTCCCAAACCAGCCTCCATTTCGGATCTAATTGCGTCTGCTCATCGATGAGAACTCCGTCTAGGCGGACGTGATTGAAGACCGTCCCAGACAGATTTGCACCGCGCAAGTCTGCCTGCTTCAGCAATGAGCCAGTCATAACTGCACCGCTTAGATTAACTCCCCGTAAATCTGGGCATACAAGAGCAGCCTGCAGACCCCGATGGCCCTCGGCGTACTTCCTCAGCAACTCTCGAACGTCACGAATGTGGGTCAAAGCTCATCTTGCTCCATATACAATACAGTGCGCAGCGAGACCTTATTGCTCGGGTGACTGATAACCAGTAGCCTTTTCAGCTATAGTCTTACCCACTTCGGAACCAGAAAAATACCCAACTGCACCACCAATCAAGCCACCAACTGCACCGCCCACAACCGTACCTAGCCCTGGCATTATAACTGTACCGATTGTTGCTCCAAGCCCGCCCCCTGCCTCTGCTCCAGCCCAACCACCAGCCCAACCACCAGCGATCCGAGAACCCTCAACAATTGAGTTGTCCCAATTACCAGTTTGAACGCTCTCGCTGATCTCATTTCCAAGCGACCAAGTATCTAGAGCGACCCCAGTTACTAGTGCTGCCCGACCGAGAGGCTTGGCTGCTTTTAGAGTTTTGCCCAGTGCTTCTTCAAAAGGTTCCGCTAAAGTGTGATCCGACTTACCGAAAGCCTGAAAAGACTTATTTTGGTTCCAATGCCAGTTCTCTTTATACATGTTCTTACCAGTTACCGGATCAACTTGTGTCTTCCCAGTTGCAGGGTCGATTACGGGGGTACTAACGTTTGGTCCGTAATCGAGGCGCAAGCCTCTCCACTTGTTAGGGTTGCCAGTTAATGAATCTACTTGGTTGACATATCCATGACTAGTGGGATTTTTGAAGCCTGAAATGTCTCGGAATGACAAGTTGAAATCAGTTGGAGTACCCTGGGAATTCGGCAACTGTTTCCAAATTGGATATGTTAATTCCTGTAGCAGTCCCGTACCAAACAGTCCTGCCTTGCCTGCATCTGCTAGAGCTGTACCACTGGGCTCAGCGTTCAGGCTTTGGTTGCCATCGTCGGCTGTTTGAGAACCGGTGGAAAGATTAGCATGTAACAGGGGAACTGCATCTTCATGAATCTGCTCTATCGGGACTGTAGGAGACTCAAGACTCATATCGGAGCAACTTGCATTTGTGTTGAATAATCCAAGTGCATCTTGAGGCAATAGTTCACCCAAGAGTTCAGACTCAACTATATTAGTGGCATACTGCCCATCACCGATAGCTTGCGTATCTAGCTGGTTGTTCTGCAAATTGCTAGATTCGTCACCTTCGAGTGGCATATTTCTTGTAAGAGCTAACATACTGTAACCGTCATTCTGACTGGTATCCACTTCATCTTCTTCTCTGTTATTGCCAGAGAAATTTTCTAGCTCAGCATCTCCTATTAACTGCTGGTTAGTCATATCAATCTGCCAATTATTGGAAAGCAGTTCCTCCTCCCAGTTGTTTCCACTCTCCAATGGTTGCCAGATCTCACTCCTACTATCGTAAAAATATTCAGCACTCACATCTGCATCAGCCTGGCTCTGGTTCAGGTTTTGCTCCCAGTCACTAGTTTCTCCAATATCAACATTATTCAAATCATACTCTGTGTTGTTAAAACTGTAGTTTTGCAATTCAAAAGCGTCATCTCTGACGCGCCAATCATACACGAAGCCTGGCACGTTCGGATCATCTTGTTCGTCTGTATAGCCTTCTAGCTGCTGACCTTGATTGATACCTTGCGGGTCATAGCCATTGTCTAGATCAAGATTACTAGAGTTAGAGTCGGATGAAAAATTTTCGTTGTCATAGCCTGTCTCTATGGCAGCCCAATCATCGTCTGGGTATGCATCACCAACTTGCCACTCGCTTCGGTCAGCATCAGTGCTAGTAAAGTCCGTCTCGTACTCCGACTCATCTAGCTCTCCTTCACTGTTGGCCCCACTGTCCTCAGCATATTGCGAATTTTCCTGTTCGGGGTCTGTGGTGTATTCCTGGCTCTGCTGGTCAAAAGCTGCGATGTACTCCTGGTCTGCTTGATCAAACTCTGCCATCTCGTCAGGTGGGTTTCCCTCAGCGTTAGAGCTGCTGTACTCGTCGCTGCACTCTGCAAACTCCTGCTCTTCATCCATGTTTCACCTCGAAGGTTGTCTATTGAAGGATTGAGTATACACGGATAAATGCTCTTCGCCAGTATAACAGCAATGACGGGAGATTAAGTACTGTCGGGGAAATCTTTTATTGTGGGAAGACAAGATCCTGGGCAGGTCCAGCAGGGGTGGAGGATTTACTACCCACGCCAACAAGGCCGCTGAAGCAGGAGATCAAAGGCACTTGGGGTTTGCCATGGCCGACCAACCGAAACCCCGGCTCCCTGACCCTGAAACCCGTAAGCGGCCTCGGGAGAATCTGCTTGTAGCCAGTGTAGGCTTACGCGAATGGAGCGCACAGATGCAGGCGACCACCGACGAACTTGACCGCTAGTACAACGAGAGCCCGATCGGCCAATTGCACGTGCGCCAAAGACCTCCAGGTGAAGTGGCAGCCAGCAAGGATTAGCAGTGACAGCCTTCATGCGTTTAGAAAACCTGGTTTGGATTGGCAGCGCAGACGAGGTGAGCTTACAGGCTATCCGGGTCGATCCCCGCT harbors:
- a CDS encoding pentapeptide repeat-containing protein, with the protein product MTGSLLKQADLRGANLSGTVFNHVRLDGVLIDEQTQLDPKWRLVWEIVNIPTERRQLAGADLSYAVLSGANLKGADLSDAILRNTSLEGARLDKANLQRANLCEVNADSATLLLANLREADLRGANLAATDLRGANLYKASLDGARFDETLISGASIGRAALSKAILFCTDLREANLLDDTEENGNPRLGGR